One segment of Clostridium botulinum DNA contains the following:
- a CDS encoding TolC family protein — translation MKKSLKRIVALTIAGLITSASLIQIPANANTSKPILSLEKAIESAIDNSYQIVLNEEKQDMLEEKDDFYQDVDMDDDGYNDIQMSQNEQKRKFLEDQISVDVTSKYNSMVILEQELENLEIDIEIKTKEYENMELKKKIGLVTTIEIQNAKAELEKLKADKKSKEQELKNSKKVFEIITDVDVEDYDLEDNVKFKPLKLDESLDSYLDDRIDTYFRYNKKLADWVEDNYSSTAGSKPTPPNENDYKDEEGNTKPEYKDALNNWSTNYYNWISVSLKDIESEYNANTAVDSVNDGKRTMKQTLLTTYTKLVTLEGNITSMKAQLDVLYNKTKIIKLQYDIGLATKQDYYKQLLATEQLEVSYSSLINSYNDLKEKIDKPWALSSGM, via the coding sequence ATGAAAAAGAGTTTAAAAAGAATAGTTGCATTAACGATTGCTGGTTTAATAACGTCAGCTTCACTAATTCAAATTCCAGCAAATGCAAATACATCTAAGCCAATATTAAGTTTAGAGAAAGCTATAGAATCTGCAATAGACAATAGCTATCAGATAGTATTGAATGAAGAAAAACAGGATATGCTTGAAGAAAAAGATGATTTTTATCAAGATGTTGATATGGATGATGACGGATATAATGATATACAAATGAGTCAAAATGAACAAAAAAGAAAATTTTTAGAAGATCAGATATCTGTAGATGTAACTAGTAAATATAATTCAATGGTAATACTTGAACAAGAACTAGAAAACTTAGAAATAGATATAGAAATTAAGACTAAAGAATATGAAAATATGGAGTTAAAGAAGAAAATTGGATTAGTTACTACAATTGAGATACAAAATGCTAAAGCTGAGTTAGAAAAACTTAAAGCTGACAAAAAATCAAAAGAACAGGAACTAAAGAATAGTAAGAAAGTTTTTGAGATAATAACGGATGTAGATGTTGAAGATTATGATTTAGAGGACAATGTTAAATTTAAACCACTAAAATTAGATGAATCTTTAGATTCTTATCTTGATGATAGAATAGATACTTACTTTAGATATAATAAAAAATTAGCTGATTGGGTTGAAGATAACTATTCAAGTACAGCAGGATCTAAACCAACACCTCCAAACGAAAATGATTATAAGGATGAAGAGGGAAACACTAAGCCTGAATATAAGGATGCGTTAAATAATTGGTCAACTAATTATTATAATTGGATATCAGTTTCTTTAAAAGATATAGAAAGTGAATATAATGCAAATACAGCTGTAGATTCAGTAAATGATGGAAAAAGGACAATGAAACAAACATTGCTTACTACTTACACAAAGCTTGTAACATTAGAAGGTAATATAACTTCAATGAAAGCACAACTTGATGTACTATATAATAAAACTAAGATAATTAAGCTTCAATATGATATTGGACTAGCTACAAAGCAAGATTATTATAAACAACTTTTAGCTACTGAACAATTAGAAGTTAGTTATAGTTCATTAATTAACAGTTACAATGATTTAAAGGAAAAAATAGATAAGCCTTGGGCACTTTCTTCAGGAATGTAA
- a CDS encoding transglutaminase domain-containing protein, which translates to MKGLKNTLKVILIGLIIIASTNINVYASETFYDSNKLKNEIYNNLKDWKTDFTLNYGGDNIQSILDSAIDSEDYLERSVSSYNIKINGEKNKFAIQYRTTKSQEDFIDYELKRIVNNLIDKNMSTVDKVVAINNYLVKIYKYDYSIKSDNVYSALTTKETICQGYAMTAYKMFKLLGIESRIVSGTMNGTGHAWNLVNIDRNWYNLDITNNDNVIRDKYLLVSDEFLINNGFHWNKSKYPTSYYNYYNTQKTFTDYNNDNENDIVSYYNGGYWYIEKGYWHYFRFSGKDARGWLNNDGNWYYFDNDGKMKVGWLLDNGTWYYCYSNGQMAYNTMIGNYRLDENGALIS; encoded by the coding sequence ATGAAAGGGTTAAAGAATACATTAAAAGTAATATTAATAGGACTAATAATAATAGCTTCTACAAACATAAATGTTTATGCATCAGAAACTTTTTATGATTCTAATAAGTTAAAAAATGAAATTTATAATAATTTAAAAGATTGGAAAACAGATTTTACGCTTAATTATGGAGGAGATAATATTCAATCTATTTTAGATAGCGCAATAGATAGTGAAGATTATTTAGAGAGATCAGTATCTTCTTATAATATTAAAATTAACGGAGAAAAAAATAAATTTGCTATACAATATAGAACAACTAAATCTCAAGAAGATTTTATAGACTATGAATTGAAAAGAATAGTAAATAATTTAATAGATAAAAATATGAGCACAGTAGATAAAGTTGTTGCTATAAATAATTATTTAGTTAAGATATACAAATACGATTATAGTATAAAATCTGATAATGTATATTCTGCATTAACAACAAAAGAAACTATTTGCCAAGGTTATGCTATGACAGCATATAAAATGTTTAAGTTATTAGGGATAGAGTCTAGAATAGTTAGTGGTACTATGAATGGAACAGGACATGCTTGGAATTTAGTTAACATCGATAGAAATTGGTATAATTTAGATATAACTAATAATGATAATGTAATTAGAGATAAATATTTACTTGTTAGCGATGAGTTTTTAATAAATAATGGATTCCATTGGAACAAATCTAAGTATCCAACTTCATATTATAATTATTATAATACTCAAAAGACTTTTACAGATTATAATAATGATAATGAAAATGATATAGTTAGTTATTATAATGGAGGATATTGGTACATTGAAAAAGGCTATTGGCACTATTTTAGATTTAGTGGAAAAGATGCACGAGGATGGCTTAATAATGATGGAAACTGGTATTACTTTGATAATGATGGAAAAATGAAAGTAGGTTGGCTATTAGATAATGGAACCTGGTATTATTGCTATTCAAATGGGCAAATGGCTTATAATACAATGATAGGAAATTATAGATTAGATGAAAATGGAGCTTTGATAAGTTAA
- a CDS encoding MATE family efflux transporter encodes MARNFNLLKDSESKLYLKYLAPSIFGMIMLSGYVFVDALCVGRALGGIGLAALNVSTPTISLMYATGFLFATGSATIYSIFKGKNEDENARKMYTFGFISALVMGIIYCILGILFVDKIAYFLGATDNTIEMTKQYMLTILSFAPFFVLDIFMNVFARNDKAPHISMLATIACCSLNIVLDVLFVFGFNLGMFGAAIATAISTVVSFIITFSYSLSKKSGLKLKRFIPKLNDFLRIVTNGVSSFISEMSVGVVTIAFNRVILSHIGEIGVSSYGIIANINLIFFSIFMGNAQAMQPLVSINYGANEYKRTFNFFKLGVTFAMIVGVVFTSTSVFLSYQLSSLFITDSEIIKVTASALKIYGLAYLIMGINLLFDAFFYSVEKPKFAVSISLSRALVIVLSMLFILSNVFGSIGIWMTVPVTEVFTLCIGLTLFVKYKHNQLSLSLEN; translated from the coding sequence ATGGCAAGAAATTTTAATTTATTAAAGGATAGCGAAAGTAAATTATACTTAAAGTATTTAGCACCAAGTATATTTGGTATGATTATGCTATCAGGATATGTATTTGTAGATGCATTATGTGTTGGGAGAGCATTAGGTGGAATTGGACTAGCTGCTTTAAATGTAAGTACACCAACAATATCATTGATGTATGCAACAGGATTTCTTTTTGCAACAGGTTCTGCAACGATATATTCTATTTTTAAGGGTAAAAATGAAGATGAAAATGCTAGGAAGATGTATACTTTTGGATTTATTAGTGCATTAGTTATGGGAATTATTTATTGCATTTTGGGTATCTTATTTGTTGATAAAATAGCATATTTCCTTGGTGCTACTGACAATACAATTGAAATGACTAAACAATATATGTTAACAATTTTAAGTTTTGCTCCATTTTTTGTTTTAGATATTTTTATGAATGTGTTTGCAAGAAATGATAAAGCACCTCATATATCAATGTTAGCAACTATTGCTTGTTGTTCACTAAATATTGTATTAGATGTATTGTTTGTTTTTGGATTTAATTTAGGAATGTTTGGTGCAGCAATTGCTACAGCAATTTCAACAGTAGTTAGTTTTATAATAACATTTTCTTATTCGTTAAGTAAAAAATCAGGACTTAAGTTAAAAAGATTTATACCAAAATTAAATGATTTTTTAAGAATAGTAACTAATGGAGTAAGTAGTTTTATTAGTGAAATGTCAGTAGGGGTAGTTACAATTGCTTTTAATAGAGTTATTTTAAGTCATATAGGTGAAATTGGAGTATCGTCTTATGGAATTATAGCTAATATAAACTTGATATTTTTCTCGATTTTTATGGGAAATGCTCAAGCAATGCAACCTTTAGTTAGCATTAACTATGGAGCTAATGAATATAAAAGAACATTTAACTTTTTCAAATTAGGAGTTACATTTGCTATGATAGTTGGAGTAGTATTTACTTCTACATCTGTATTTTTATCATATCAATTAAGTTCTTTATTTATAACTGATTCAGAAATCATAAAAGTAACAGCATCAGCACTTAAAATATATGGACTAGCATATTTAATAATGGGAATAAATTTATTGTTTGATGCATTCTTTTATTCGGTTGAAAAACCTAAATTTGCAGTTAGCATATCTTTATCTAGAGCATTAGTTATTGTTTTAAGTATGTTATTTATACTTTCGAATGTTTTTGGAAGCATTGGAATATGGATGACAGTTCCAGTTACAGAAGTATTTACATTATGTATTGGGCTTACTTTATTTGTGAAATATAAACATAATCAATTGTCACTTAGTTTAGAGAATTAA
- a CDS encoding Crp/Fnr family transcriptional regulator produces MYTPRYYFSGNFKRYEELFISKEHEIKHYKKGEYLCNIDDSMDTIFYIISGTVKLSMLHPSGNEKNFSFHGKGTIQPFYYPSDCSLEHSVLLLAICDVEVLAFKKDIFANIIKDNPELYETMLEGFVKMVNLLMYDTTNILFNDGLVKICNFLYSCLMSSEFKDGVIRISQKDLSAIIGMNRTNTAKYLKLLREEEIIKTSRNNITILDEKNLLKQCSNELYKI; encoded by the coding sequence ATGTATACTCCACGATATTATTTTAGTGGTAATTTTAAACGTTACGAGGAACTGTTTATTAGTAAAGAACATGAAATAAAACATTATAAAAAAGGAGAATATCTATGTAATATAGATGATAGTATGGATACAATATTTTATATTATATCTGGAACAGTAAAATTATCTATGTTACATCCAAGTGGTAATGAAAAGAATTTCTCTTTTCATGGTAAGGGAACTATACAACCTTTTTATTACCCATCTGATTGTAGTCTTGAACATTCAGTATTGCTTTTAGCAATATGTGATGTAGAGGTTTTAGCTTTTAAAAAAGATATTTTTGCAAATATTATTAAAGACAATCCTGAATTATATGAAACTATGCTAGAAGGCTTTGTAAAAATGGTTAATTTATTGATGTATGATACTACAAATATTCTTTTTAATGATGGCCTAGTTAAGATATGTAATTTTTTATATTCTTGTTTAATGTCATCAGAATTTAAAGATGGAGTAATTAGAATATCTCAAAAGGATTTATCTGCAATTATTGGAATGAATAGAACTAATACAGCTAAGTATTTAAAGCTTCTTCGCGAAGAAGAAATCATTAAAACATCTAGAAATAATATAACTATATTAGATGAAAAGAATCTTTTAAAGCAATGCTCAAATGAATTATATAAAATATAG
- the glmS gene encoding glutamine--fructose-6-phosphate transaminase (isomerizing), with the protein MCGIVGYLGSGKATSFLINGLSKLEYRGYDSAGVAVVNNGEIEVRKFQGRLANLANDIKANPVEGNMGIGHTRWATHGAPSDANSHPHLNSKETIAVVQNGIIENYLTLRTWLKGEGYTFKSETDTEVIPNLIDYYYEGNLFDAIIKTLKRLEGSYALGVVCKDEPDKLIAVRKECPLIVGLGKDESFIASDIPAVLSYTRDVYLLEDHEIAVLSNEGVKLYETNGKEIQKDIYHVTWNEDAAEKGGFEDFMLKEIHEQPRAIRDTMAGRISMEKSMLLDDLKITKEDLENTDRVFIVACGTAYHAGLVGKNLIESFAKIPVEVDIASEFRYRNPLVTDKSLVIVISQSGETADTLAALRNSKNIGATIIALTNVVGSSVSREADHVLYTLAGPEISVASTKAYTTQIIGMYMMAMTFAKILGKLKSDRLEKLKEELLDLPEKLELVLEDREKIKVIAEKMYEEKDVFYLGRGLDYAVALEGSLKLKEISYIHAEAYAGGELKHGPIALIEEGTNVIALLTQEALKEKMVSNIVEIKARGAKVIGVCYEGTKGLEEVLDEIIYIPRTMDMFAPVLSVAALQLLSYYVAKAKGCDIDKPRNLAKSVTVE; encoded by the coding sequence ATGTGCGGAATAGTTGGATATTTAGGAAGTGGAAAAGCTACTTCATTTTTAATTAATGGATTATCAAAGTTAGAATATAGAGGTTATGACTCAGCTGGAGTAGCTGTTGTTAATAACGGAGAAATTGAAGTAAGAAAGTTTCAAGGAAGATTAGCTAATTTAGCAAATGATATAAAAGCAAATCCTGTTGAAGGAAATATGGGAATAGGACATACAAGATGGGCAACACATGGAGCACCATCAGATGCTAATTCACATCCACATTTAAATAGTAAAGAAACAATTGCTGTAGTTCAAAATGGAATAATTGAAAATTATTTAACATTAAGAACATGGCTTAAAGGAGAAGGATATACTTTTAAATCAGAAACAGATACAGAAGTAATTCCTAATTTAATTGATTACTATTATGAAGGAAATTTATTTGATGCTATCATTAAAACATTAAAAAGACTTGAAGGAAGTTATGCTTTAGGTGTTGTTTGTAAAGATGAGCCAGATAAATTGATAGCAGTAAGAAAAGAATGTCCTTTAATTGTAGGATTAGGAAAAGATGAATCATTCATCGCATCAGATATTCCTGCTGTATTAAGCTATACAAGAGATGTATATCTTTTAGAAGATCATGAAATAGCTGTTCTTTCAAATGAAGGAGTTAAACTTTACGAAACAAATGGAAAAGAAATACAAAAAGATATATATCATGTTACATGGAATGAAGATGCTGCTGAAAAAGGTGGATTTGAAGATTTCATGTTAAAAGAAATTCATGAACAACCAAGAGCTATAAGAGATACTATGGCTGGAAGAATTTCAATGGAAAAAAGTATGCTTTTAGATGATTTAAAAATAACTAAAGAAGATTTAGAAAATACAGATAGAGTATTTATAGTAGCTTGTGGTACTGCATATCATGCTGGACTTGTAGGTAAAAACTTAATTGAATCATTTGCAAAGATTCCAGTAGAAGTTGATATTGCATCTGAATTTAGATATAGAAATCCACTAGTAACTGATAAATCTCTAGTTATCGTTATAAGTCAATCTGGAGAAACAGCAGATACATTAGCAGCTTTAAGAAACAGTAAAAACATTGGTGCTACAATAATAGCATTAACTAATGTTGTTGGAAGCTCAGTATCAAGAGAAGCTGACCATGTATTATATACATTAGCAGGACCTGAAATTTCAGTTGCTTCTACTAAGGCGTATACAACTCAAATAATTGGAATGTATATGATGGCTATGACATTTGCAAAAATATTAGGCAAATTAAAGAGTGATAGATTAGAAAAATTAAAAGAAGAATTATTGGATTTACCAGAAAAATTAGAATTAGTTTTAGAAGATAGAGAAAAAATAAAAGTTATAGCTGAAAAAATGTATGAAGAAAAAGATGTTTTCTATTTAGGAAGAGGATTAGATTATGCAGTTGCATTAGAAGGATCACTTAAACTTAAGGAAATATCATATATTCATGCTGAAGCATACGCTGGTGGAGAATTAAAGCATGGTCCTATAGCATTAATTGAAGAGGGAACAAATGTAATTGCTTTATTAACTCAAGAAGCTTTAAAGGAAAAAATGGTAAGTAACATTGTAGAAATTAAAGCAAGAGGCGCAAAGGTTATTGGAGTTTGTTATGAAGGAACTAAGGGCTTAGAAGAAGTTCTAGATGAAATTATATATATTCCAAGAACTATGGATATGTTTGCACCAGTATTAAGTGTTGCTGCACTTCAATTATTATCATATTATGTAGCAAAAGCTAAAGGTTGCGATATAGATAAACCAAGAAACCTAGCTAAATCTGTTACTGTAGAATAA